The Alnus glutinosa chromosome 10, dhAlnGlut1.1, whole genome shotgun sequence DNA window GCCaaatttttcttgataagtGATGgagtaaaatttattttagagAGGAAAATCCATGGTAGACAGGATGTAAACAATAACACATCATAAAAAAGAGTAGAAACAGAAGTATTGCCAATAGTAGACATCCAAATcatacaaagaagaaaagtaacAATTGCTAAAGCTGAGACTAAGGAAGTTGCAACCTTAAAGAATCCATAGCAAGTATCCTAGTTCTTGTTTGTCACAAGTAATTCTACGGAAACATAAGTAGGCATAGGATACTCTAAAGGAAACAGAATGATTCTACACCGTCTCACAACCCACAAGTTTCTTTTCCATGTGAaggaaattgagaaaaaaaatatatatatatagcccaaCAAATTACTCCAAAAACTAGATCCAACCAGAAAGAAAATATATCCTTCTATAGATTCCAATACAACCTAGGAATAGGTACACTATTTGTCCAACATACCAACTTTCCGGATATGTGCCCAGCCAAGGTCTCAACTAAAATCAATGAGAGGACTTCCTTCCTAGTTCAGCAGTAGTTTTCAAGAAAACTCAGTCGCTATGTTCCTCCAACAATCAGACATTCCAAACCATATGAGGGACCCATGTTGGACCCACTATGATATACAAACACTCGGTACCTTGCCATCTTGGACTAAGACTATTCGTTTCTAAGGAATATTTACAGCTGAAGATGTTGACATAGAGTATACAAAAATAGAAATCTACTTCTAGCTTGATCCAAATGATGGTATTAAGCCCCTACCTaagctttaataaaaataaattgttcttaAGTTAGTAGATTATTAAACATTCTTGGATGATTGACAAACGAAAAGCTTTTCCTCTGATGCTTGCAAATATGCTTGTTTCACGAGTATATTCGTATGAGATGCTTGATCAACTTATCCCAAAAAAgacgagaaaaaaaaacagagatgCTTGATCATGAAGACATAAGCATTTACAAGAGAGATTAATATTTACAAATACTTATAACTTTAACATTCTTTCTACGTGCAGGATAAACAGAGGCATTTTACCTCGAACGCATTCTTCAAATGGTCAAGTTCCTTGTCCTGATCATTGATAGCCTGATTATATGCCTGCATTGGCGACGACTGGCTAGTGGTGTGTATCTATGCAAAAAGACCAAAATCATTAGGACCGGAAGCTCTATGGAACATTGAAAAGGTTCATAATACAGTCCAACTTACGAGCTAAAAGAGAGAACAGtttatgaaaaaacaaaaaaaaaaaaaaaaaaaaaaaaaaaaaaaaaaaaaaaaaaaacctatccAACATATTAACAGGGCTAGAATTGCAAAATCAATAAATCATCCAATTATGCTTTACTCCAACCAACACACGTACACATCTCCACAAATCCCACATTTATACAGGTAAGCAATTAATGACATGGCTATACATAACTGTGTGTGCACCCACACACCCGTGCATATACATAAATCCACAAATACATACTCACACCCACACACAAGCACGGATACACATGCACATATACGTTCATAcaaaacacacacatacaccTACACCACAAACCCCAAGTTTTTATAGACAAGGTAATGAGGCATTGCCTTTATTTgaaaacatgtaaaaaaacCACTAATCAAACATTTACTTTTATCCAACAACTCTAAAACTAATGCTCCAGATTAAGATCCTCTATATTTTTACCCTAAAAGTGTTGATAGGGGTAATATAACTTTTAATACAAGTTCCTCACAAACTGATGTGGCAATCCACATGACACTTATGTGGTCTGCCCCATCAactactaaataattaaatttaactaATAAATTTTGTTGCCATGTTGGTACCGTGGGACACTTTGGGTCTACcgcgtcattttttttttataagtaattcaatctcattaaaagagTTTAAgggcacaaccctagtacacaggaataATACAAGAGAAATCCCCTAATATGgtgaaaaagaacaaaattccaAAAACTCAGGATAAGTAGAAAATGGCAGACTCTTTAACGCTGCTATCCATGTGCTGAGTAATTTGAACAGAGTATTTTTCAGCGACAACACCAAAGTCTCTcgatcttcaaagctccttGCATTATGCTCTCTCCAAATATACCATTTTAAACACAAAGGAGACAACCTCCAAACTTCCAAAACACTATGATTTACGACTTCTCATTTGTACCCTCCAACTCATCAAAAACTCTCGCTCACCCTTCTAGGCATAATCCAAACAACACCAAACAATGGAAAAGCGAACTCCATAATTCTCATGTTTtttcacaatggagaagaagatgatcaatagattCCCCCACTCATCTCGCACATACAATACCAATCCACCACTATGACGTATCTCTTTCTCAAATTACCAAAGTCAAGATTTGTCGCTGTCCCCACAAATAATGTCACTCTTGAGAGAGCCTTAactctccaaatactcttccaagaaaaaTGTGAACTTATAGGAATGGATAACACATGATAGAGTACCTTGGGGAataagatcctctccatttcacttgaagtGGAGAGAAACTATTTTGTGGCCCATATTTGATTCTATGGCATCTAACGGTGTATGGCGCCACATCatgtaaaaattttaaatgatgtggcaaCGTAGGTAACATATACACTCTTAGTTGTTGTGAAATCTAATCTGGATTATAAAATGGTTCCTTTCCATTTCACtttaaatggagaggatcatgTTCCTCACCTAAgacccatctcccacctcatatCTAACAAATCTAGAGAAAACTTCTCACCTATATATTTCCTCACTTCCACTTCAAAAGGCCCCacaacctccttagaacaccaacgtcccctcaaactatcatacATATTTTCcaccaccgatctccacaaagcctcctCCTCCCTAGTATACAGCCAATAAAAATTGCACATGCATATTACCAATAACTGTAGTACCCAGGAAGTTTCCTACCCTAAAAACTGCACATAcataataccaaaaaaataaaattcaaattcaaattcaaatactaaccctaataataattttgtacTGAAGTGGGTGAGGGAGCTTGTACCCAGCGAACAGAACATTTGGGTCTCTGTGCAATTGCCTGATAATGCCCAAAACAAACACGTAATTAGGGATTTGATTAAGCTAAACAAATTTTTAtcagaaataagaaaaataattttagttaaATTGAATGTTACATGCGAAGAAGGTTGCCGATGGTGTGGTCCTCTCTCTCGATGGTGAACGACGCCGCATTGATTATCTTCGTGTCCCTCTCGTATGACACCCTGTAATTTTGAAACAAAGAGGAAATAGTCAGAAGtcagaaagagagggagagaggagtTTGTGTGAATCTACTTTTTGGTGCCTTCGGGGACGACGAAACGTTCGTAGCGGTCCGGAGCGTTCATAGCTTCTGCTGCTTCTTCCTTTCGCTATCACTGAGAACTGGAATAACTTCCTCTGCTAAAGTACTCTGTTTTTGTACTGGGGAGTGGGGACTTCAAGGGAACGGCGTCGTTTATATGACAACAACTTTCTTCGTAGCGAGAATAGGTGGTGGTAATAGAGGGCTGAGATCTTGTACGGTGCAATAGCTTTTATCTGCATCGTTCATCTCATCTTAAGAATTGCACAGGTACTTGGCCTTTTTGACAACGTTTTTTGGAAgatattttttccattttagttGGAAAGTGTTTTGACGtcataaaaatgtgaaaaataatttttgagtatttttgttagtaattattttttataaatcaaattttaaaagtaatatgtGTTACTACTTCCTAGAACGTAAGGAATACATATTTTTAGAGGTCGATTTGTATGAgtgtttgtaagaaatttatgggtttttttttttttttttttttttttttttttttttttggctaaaaagccaaaaaaataaaaaattcaaaaaacgtTATCAAATGAGGCTTTGGCTTATGCACAGGCACGACACGGGCACATGTGCTTTGGCCACTCCAAATAAAACACATAGAAAATAAATGACTTGCAAAGACATGGCGCATTATcatttagggtccgtttgggtttgcgatttcaaaaagtgcgatttaaaataacgattttaaaatgtgcgatttgaaaaaagtgatttttaaaaacgcagttaagcgtttggcaaaatcgcagtttagcctttaaaatcacgaatttaccttttaaaatcctgcgttttcaaaaaagcaccatcttatctgcgatttgaaaaagcagattttatgcgttttcaaatcacaatttttaaaaacgcagttcccaaacgatctatgttctgcgatttggtttaaaatcgcacttattgtctacgaaatcgcaatctcaaacgcacccttaatcaTTGGGTGGTTCAGGCACTCTAACTTAATAATCGAAGTGATGGAACCActtttttatattgattttgGGTGGTTAAACTATTTATTTAGTTAAGTAGCTCAATCTCACGTACATATCTTATTGTTGTAAGCCACCTGTTCTTTCtcctaaatatttaattaattaaacagcaGCCGcatttagggtcaatatttctACCTTCTCTCTAGAATCCTCTGGTGTCCTCTGTGAAAGTCTTCATGGCAGGGAAGCTTTGTGCTTCCCTCCTAGTCACCCATCACTATTCCATACCTCATCTCTTCATCCTCCCTGCCAATCGTCCACCCTTCTCACCTTCCGTCATCCATCATCCTTTTTTATGGTGTTTTAAGCCACTGGAGATAAGGCAGAAGCTCCATCTATCCCTCTATCCTTTTAGATGTTTTAAGCCACTGGAGATAAGGCAAAAGCTCCATCTACCCCTCTATCCTTTCAATTCTTTACATGTTTTCTGGTTTGTCACCACACAGCATCTGTATCTGGTATTTTCCTCCGCCCCTTACTGTGTTCTCTGTAACTTTTGGAAATGTTTTATGATTGAAATTTTC harbors:
- the LOC133879353 gene encoding DNA-directed RNA polymerases II, IV and V subunit 11; amino-acid sequence: MNAPDRYERFVVPEGTKKVSYERDTKIINAASFTIEREDHTIGNLLRMQLHRDPNVLFAGYKLPHPLQYKIIIRIHTTSQSSPMQAYNQAINDQDKELDHLKNAFEAEMAKHSREY